One stretch of Jiangella gansuensis DSM 44835 DNA includes these proteins:
- a CDS encoding CopG family transcriptional regulator codes for MSATRTQIYLTEEQRRRIDEVSLAEGVTLAEVVRRALDAYLDREVVASGEVLASTFGADPEATYPARDEWDRG; via the coding sequence ATGTCGGCCACGAGGACTCAGATCTACCTCACGGAGGAGCAGCGCAGACGCATCGACGAGGTTTCGCTCGCCGAAGGGGTGACGCTCGCGGAAGTCGTTCGGCGAGCGCTCGATGCGTATCTCGACCGGGAGGTCGTCGCGTCCGGCGAGGTGCTCGCGTCCACGTTCGGAGCGGATCCCGAGGCCACGTACCCAGCTCGTGACGAGTGGGATCGTGGCTGA
- a CDS encoding type II toxin-antitoxin system VapC family toxin — MADVLVDTDIFIDHLRGAAALAPGKHRLHYSVVTRAELFAGTSATEAVTRLLSPFREVLVTRDVAERAGRICRECGVRLPDALIAATALEHGLALATRNRGDFDKVRGVRIRTLR; from the coding sequence GTGGCTGACGTCCTCGTCGACACCGACATCTTCATCGACCATCTCCGCGGGGCCGCTGCACTGGCGCCGGGAAAGCACCGGCTGCACTACTCGGTGGTCACCCGTGCCGAGCTGTTCGCGGGCACCTCCGCCACCGAGGCGGTCACCCGGCTGCTGTCACCGTTCCGCGAGGTGCTCGTGACCCGCGACGTGGCGGAGCGTGCGGGACGGATTTGTCGGGAGTGTGGCGTCCGGCTGCCGGATGCCCTCATCGCGGCGACGGCGCTCGAGCACGGCCTGGCTCTCGCAACGCGAAACCGAGGCGATTTCGACAAGGTCAGAGGCGTACGCATCCGAACGCTACGCTGA